A single Candidatus Zixiibacteriota bacterium DNA region contains:
- the hprK gene encoding HPr(Ser) kinase/phosphatase: protein MPDRFRSGYIYHLMATVTVDKIFQARSQDLELTLLSGNGEGMKKIVHNAELHRPGLALTGFFERFANKRIQILGETEMTYMSQISRERLIEIAEKMFGQDLPMVIISKGITPPIDFITVGDRFNTAVFSSRLTTADLSQRLSAYLDHTFAPTINVHGTLVDVYGVGLLYTGKSGIGKSEVALDLVERGHRLVADDVVRVTRVAPDVIIGSGSELLGHHMEIRGVGIIDVEELFGIRAIRLQKRIEVEVHLTLWSETAQYERLGLEDYHTTLLGVNIPQINVPISPGKNITVISEVIAMNHMLKVYGENSALEFTKKLSQRLVRQSSTQEYLESDYE from the coding sequence TTGCCCGACCGTTTCCGGTCGGGCTATATTTATCACCTCATGGCCACCGTTACTGTCGATAAGATCTTCCAGGCGCGCAGCCAGGACCTTGAACTCACACTGCTGTCCGGCAACGGCGAAGGGATGAAGAAGATCGTCCACAACGCCGAGCTGCACCGGCCGGGGCTGGCGTTGACGGGATTTTTCGAGCGGTTCGCCAACAAACGAATACAGATTCTCGGCGAGACCGAAATGACTTACATGAGCCAAATATCCCGGGAACGACTCATCGAGATCGCCGAAAAAATGTTCGGGCAGGACCTGCCGATGGTGATCATCTCCAAGGGGATCACGCCGCCGATCGATTTCATCACTGTCGGTGACAGATTCAACACCGCCGTTTTCTCCAGCCGGTTAACGACCGCCGACCTCAGCCAGCGACTTTCGGCCTACCTCGATCACACTTTTGCGCCCACCATCAACGTGCACGGCACGCTGGTGGATGTCTACGGGGTGGGACTGCTCTATACCGGGAAATCCGGTATCGGCAAATCTGAGGTAGCCCTCGACCTGGTTGAGCGCGGCCACCGCCTTGTGGCCGATGATGTCGTGCGCGTCACGCGTGTAGCGCCCGACGTCATAATCGGCTCCGGATCGGAGCTGCTCGGTCACCACATGGAGATTCGGGGCGTGGGGATCATCGATGTCGAGGAGCTGTTCGGCATCAGGGCCATTCGTCTGCAGAAGCGGATCGAGGTGGAGGTCCATCTCACCCTGTGGTCGGAGACCGCCCAGTACGAGCGGCTCGGGCTGGAAGACTATCACACCACTTTGCTTGGGGTGAATATCCCGCAGATCAATGTCCCCATCTCGCCGGGGAAGAATATCACCGTGATCTCAGAGGTTATCGCCATGAATCACATGCTCAAGGTGTATGGCGAGAACTCGGCGCTTGAGTTCACCAAGAAGCTCTCACAGCGGCTGGTGCGCCAGTCCAGCACTCAGGAATATCTCGAGTCCGACTACGAATAG
- a CDS encoding RNA-binding protein, whose protein sequence is MNIYVGNLSHGTTEQGLRAAFEGFGEVSSVAIITDRETGQPRGFGFVEMPKKEQGQAAIAGLNGQDLDGRTLKVSEAQPRGSKLMNNRRPNRW, encoded by the coding sequence ATGAACATCTATGTCGGCAACCTGTCACACGGAACGACCGAGCAGGGACTGCGTGCGGCGTTCGAGGGGTTCGGCGAGGTATCGTCGGTCGCCATCATCACCGACCGTGAGACCGGTCAGCCCCGCGGCTTTGGCTTCGTCGAGATGCCGAAGAAAGAACAGGGACAGGCGGCCATCGCCGGCCTGAACGGCCAGGATCTTGACGGCCGTACGCTCAAGGTGAGCGAGGCCCAACCGCGCGGCAGCAAACTGATGAACAACCGCCGGCCGAATCGCTGGTAG
- a CDS encoding peptidylprolyl isomerase: MSKRYMFSSLLALGLAAGLMTGCSKNGGETIAQVGNEEITVNEFKDYIENMHFTYRNAQEEFDKKRELLDTLMVLRMLVQAAYEKGLDKSEEIARVVLANKDKFLLDVLYDKNIVQKSPVSDAEMKDFWNHLEYKVRASQILVKSQDTAQILITKLTSGENFDQLAYDYSMDPSAKRNRGDLGYFTWGAFPPQLSEFEQAVFKLEPGEISPPVKSPYGYHVIKLVDRQPNDMRASYNDMKEDLFNRVVSGKRMKLMSDYLDALKKKYPMTVDRTTCDYVMHKREELYPPQLLATLPRNDFDDTQLDRNERELVMATWPGGQVTLYEYLTLARQQQTPAAMRPNFDQYDSLASFVFQIKLNDILIYEANQTGIENEELFKKKIKLFKEWTMADMMRNDSIPHLPIPDDAVVRKYYDEHPDEYTNPAKVHVYEILVSDELLAGRLTKQIRSLDDFKKKAAEYTERPAKRGSDGDLGYIERKWFPEVFDLAWKTPVGEIGGPVVTLGRYSVFYVIDKMNAELKDYLGVKRTIIQKLSSDQKVQEFQQWVADRKGSLTIAVNDDVLWSTVDKTRYASADSTTAQRN; this comes from the coding sequence ATGAGCAAACGATATATGTTCAGTTCCCTCCTGGCGCTCGGACTGGCAGCAGGTCTTATGACCGGCTGCAGTAAGAATGGCGGCGAGACGATCGCCCAGGTTGGCAACGAGGAGATCACCGTCAACGAGTTCAAGGATTACATCGAGAACATGCATTTCACGTACCGGAACGCCCAGGAGGAGTTCGACAAGAAGCGCGAACTGCTGGACACCCTGATGGTCCTCCGGATGCTGGTTCAGGCTGCATATGAAAAGGGGCTCGACAAGTCCGAGGAGATAGCCCGCGTGGTGCTGGCCAACAAGGACAAGTTTCTTCTGGACGTCCTGTATGACAAGAACATCGTGCAGAAGTCGCCGGTCAGTGATGCCGAAATGAAGGACTTCTGGAATCATCTCGAATACAAGGTCCGCGCCTCGCAGATCCTTGTGAAGTCGCAGGACACGGCGCAAATACTTATCACCAAACTGACTTCAGGAGAGAACTTCGACCAACTCGCCTACGACTATTCGATGGATCCGTCGGCCAAGCGGAACCGTGGTGACCTTGGCTATTTTACCTGGGGCGCATTTCCGCCTCAATTGTCCGAGTTCGAGCAGGCCGTATTCAAACTGGAGCCCGGAGAGATCTCTCCGCCGGTCAAATCACCCTACGGTTATCATGTTATCAAGCTGGTGGATCGCCAGCCGAACGACATGCGGGCCTCATACAACGATATGAAAGAGGACCTGTTCAACAGGGTGGTCAGCGGCAAGCGGATGAAGCTGATGTCGGATTATCTTGACGCGCTCAAGAAGAAGTACCCGATGACGGTGGACCGGACCACCTGCGATTATGTCATGCACAAGCGCGAGGAGCTCTATCCGCCCCAGTTGCTGGCGACACTGCCCAGGAACGACTTCGATGATACCCAGCTTGACCGGAACGAACGTGAACTGGTGATGGCCACCTGGCCGGGCGGGCAGGTCACACTGTACGAGTACCTGACACTCGCCCGCCAACAGCAGACCCCGGCGGCCATGCGTCCCAATTTCGACCAGTACGATTCTCTGGCGTCATTCGTCTTCCAGATAAAACTGAACGATATCCTCATCTATGAAGCCAACCAGACCGGCATCGAGAACGAGGAGTTGTTCAAGAAGAAGATAAAGCTCTTCAAGGAATGGACGATGGCGGATATGATGCGAAACGATTCGATCCCGCACCTGCCCATACCTGATGATGCCGTGGTGCGGAAGTACTACGACGAGCACCCGGACGAGTACACCAATCCGGCCAAAGTGCACGTGTACGAGATCCTGGTGTCTGATGAACTCCTGGCGGGGCGACTGACCAAGCAGATCCGGTCGCTCGACGATTTCAAGAAGAAGGCTGCCGAATACACGGAGCGTCCCGCCAAGCGCGGCAGTGACGGCGACCTGGGCTATATAGAGCGGAAGTGGTTCCCGGAGGTGTTCGATCTGGCCTGGAAGACGCCGGTGGGTGAGATCGGTGGCCCGGTCGTCACGCTGGGGCGCTATTCGGTCTTTTATGTCATCGACAAGATGAACGCCGAGTTGAAAGACTACCTGGGCGTCAAGCGAACCATCATCCAGAAGCTCAGCAGCGACCAGAAAGTGCAGGAGTTCCAGCAGTGGGTGGCGGACCGAAAGGGCAGCCTGACTATAGCCGTCAACGACGATGTCCTGTGGAGCACGGTCGACAAAACTCGCTATGCTTCGGCCGACAGCACCACCGCGCAGAGGAACTGA
- a CDS encoding peptidylprolyl isomerase, producing MRRTLTHCLIVLAALFAATGAAHAEREMIDKIVAVVGNEVILSSELTTQVQMAAFQSGRRPKNDAEFAAMQKEVLDQMISEQLFLIEARKDTSISVRPEEVDQALDEQVARVAGRFNSNEEFLTALAQEGLTLRDLKKRYRGDLENQMLKQRLIQKKLADVSVSRHEVEEFYHKFKDSIPNQPEGVKLAHILLTYHASPVVEDSVKLAAEKLRQRILEGADFASISAQFSSLGAGANGGDLGYVGKDDVVPEFARAAFALNPGEISGVIRTQFGYHIIKCEGRQDDKLRLRHVLLAVAPSAADSARTMQLADSLLKAVQGGADFGELAKTFSNDNDTRATGGELGWYAISQLPPDFVATVSGWQTAGEYRGPVKSQYGLHILKLLEYQPSKTYTLESDFDRIKELARQDKTGKLVDKWLAQIKTRTYIDNRLEG from the coding sequence ATGCGCCGCACGCTGACACATTGTCTGATTGTCCTGGCGGCGCTGTTCGCTGCGACCGGCGCAGCCCATGCGGAGCGAGAGATGATCGACAAGATCGTCGCCGTCGTAGGGAACGAAGTCATACTGTCGTCCGAGCTGACCACTCAGGTCCAGATGGCGGCATTTCAATCGGGTCGTCGTCCGAAAAACGACGCCGAGTTCGCGGCCATGCAGAAGGAAGTGCTGGACCAGATGATCTCGGAGCAGTTGTTTCTGATCGAGGCCAGGAAGGACACCTCTATCAGCGTACGACCGGAAGAAGTGGACCAGGCGCTTGACGAACAAGTAGCTCGGGTGGCCGGACGGTTCAACTCCAACGAAGAGTTCCTGACGGCACTGGCGCAGGAAGGGCTGACGCTACGTGATTTGAAAAAACGATACCGGGGTGATCTCGAGAATCAGATGCTCAAACAGCGGCTGATACAGAAAAAACTAGCCGATGTGTCCGTATCCCGCCACGAGGTGGAAGAGTTTTACCACAAGTTCAAGGATTCGATACCGAACCAGCCGGAGGGTGTCAAGCTGGCTCATATCTTACTGACGTACCACGCATCGCCGGTCGTCGAGGACTCGGTAAAACTTGCCGCCGAGAAGCTGCGCCAGCGCATTCTCGAGGGGGCGGACTTTGCGTCGATCTCCGCGCAATTCTCCAGTCTCGGGGCGGGGGCCAACGGCGGAGACCTGGGCTACGTGGGCAAGGACGACGTTGTCCCCGAGTTCGCACGAGCTGCCTTCGCGCTCAACCCAGGCGAGATCAGCGGTGTCATCCGGACCCAATTCGGATATCACATCATCAAGTGCGAAGGGAGACAGGACGACAAGTTGCGGCTGCGTCATGTGCTGCTTGCCGTGGCGCCGTCGGCGGCCGACTCGGCTCGCACAATGCAGCTTGCCGATTCACTGTTGAAAGCTGTACAGGGGGGCGCCGATTTCGGCGAACTGGCCAAGACCTTTTCCAATGACAACGATACGCGCGCCACCGGCGGCGAACTGGGGTGGTATGCAATCAGCCAGCTACCCCCTGACTTCGTGGCGACGGTGTCAGGATGGCAGACCGCCGGCGAATACCGTGGACCGGTGAAGTCCCAGTATGGCCTGCACATCCTCAAGTTGCTCGAATACCAGCCGTCGAAGACTTACACGCTCGAATCCGACTTCGACAGAATCAAGGAGCTCGCCCGCCAGGACAAGACCGGCAAACTGGTGGACAAATGGTTGGCGCAGATCAAGACACGGACCTACATCGATAATCGACTTGAAGGCTGA
- a CDS encoding S4 domain-containing protein, giving the protein MRIDDYLSTVGIVRRRAVAKELSDNGLVEVNGRRVKASFIVSPNDIIVIKGSHPFKAEVLAVPSGSVAKASRGNYFRPLG; this is encoded by the coding sequence ATGCGGATCGACGACTATCTTTCCACAGTCGGCATCGTCAGACGCCGTGCCGTGGCCAAGGAGCTATCCGACAACGGCTTGGTCGAGGTCAATGGGAGGCGCGTGAAAGCCTCCTTCATCGTCAGTCCCAATGACATTATCGTGATCAAAGGGAGCCATCCGTTCAAGGCCGAAGTGCTCGCCGTGCCGAGCGGGTCGGTGGCGAAAGCTTCCCGCGGGAACTATTTCCGGCCGCTCGGGTAA
- a CDS encoding 3-oxoacyl-[acyl-carrier-protein] synthase III C-terminal domain-containing protein has translation MSSYQRFGMRIGGISAYAPRHRISNDRIAARLRKERMSIAAEQRRNGHEVLDRKQKKQFETSDRWIRRFIGFSERRFAADAEGTIDLAARAALALLAETGLRPAEIDGIVFGTVTPSYLNSPPDAAILQDRLGIPTHIGESPREFHCIDCSLACSTWVTSLHHAYMLISSGMAKNVLVIGADKMSTTINWRDRAFACVLGDAGTATWCIAVPPEEDWFSPKQFWSWASGKDGDVIITPAGGSSRPIQTEREIREYQNRLTMDGAMVRELMVPLIGGPGIQAALKKAGWTLGDIDLATLHEANLTLNQEIITQWKRNGFQGTVLDAGGQFGNTTSASIPLAVALNAAALSMGKRFVWFAFGGGLSASAVLGQVKHPLTAVISV, from the coding sequence ATGAGCAGTTATCAGAGATTTGGCATGCGGATCGGCGGCATCAGCGCGTACGCGCCACGCCACCGCATTTCGAACGATCGTATCGCCGCGCGCCTTCGCAAAGAGCGCATGAGTATCGCGGCCGAACAGCGCCGCAACGGCCACGAGGTGCTCGACCGCAAACAGAAGAAACAGTTCGAAACCAGCGATCGGTGGATCCGGCGGTTTATCGGCTTTTCGGAGCGGCGTTTCGCCGCTGATGCCGAGGGGACGATCGATCTGGCCGCCCGAGCGGCACTGGCGCTTCTGGCCGAAACAGGACTTCGACCGGCCGAGATCGATGGTATCGTCTTTGGCACGGTCACACCATCATACTTGAACAGCCCGCCGGATGCGGCTATCCTTCAGGATCGCCTCGGCATCCCCACCCATATCGGCGAGTCTCCGCGCGAGTTTCATTGTATTGATTGTTCGCTCGCCTGCAGCACCTGGGTCACCAGTCTGCACCATGCCTACATGCTGATCTCATCGGGCATGGCGAAAAACGTGCTGGTCATCGGCGCGGACAAAATGAGCACGACGATCAACTGGCGCGACCGCGCGTTCGCCTGCGTTTTGGGCGATGCCGGCACCGCCACCTGGTGCATTGCCGTACCGCCCGAGGAGGACTGGTTTTCGCCCAAGCAGTTCTGGAGCTGGGCCAGCGGCAAGGACGGCGACGTGATCATCACACCGGCCGGCGGCTCCAGCCGACCGATCCAGACGGAGCGGGAGATCCGTGAGTATCAGAATCGGCTCACTATGGACGGCGCCATGGTGCGGGAGTTGATGGTTCCGCTCATCGGCGGCCCGGGGATACAGGCGGCGCTGAAGAAGGCCGGGTGGACACTTGGCGATATCGACCTGGCAACACTTCACGAGGCGAACCTGACCTTGAACCAGGAGATCATCACACAGTGGAAGCGGAACGGTTTCCAGGGAACGGTCCTCGATGCCGGGGGTCAGTTCGGCAATACGACTTCCGCATCCATCCCACTTGCGGTCGCCTTGAACGCGGCGGCGCTGTCGATGGGCAAGCGGTTCGTGTGGTTTGCGTTCGGCGGCGGACTTTCGGCGAGTGCGGTGCTCGGACAGGTCAAACACCCCCTGACGGCGGTCATCTCAGTCTAA